From the genome of Phoenix dactylifera cultivar Barhee BC4 chromosome 17, palm_55x_up_171113_PBpolish2nd_filt_p, whole genome shotgun sequence:
ATAATTTACTTCGATATCCAAACTAGGATGTTAAAGGCTGATTATTTGCGATATACCATTTCATTTAATTATTTCTAGCAGGGAGGGAAAGAGGAACATGATCTGGAAAAAGAGCCACAAGAGTGTAATAGGAAATTTGCAAGAACGAGGTCCATCAGAAAGGGAATAGTTGAACAGGACCAATTCATTCACCATACCAATAGCATTATAGGGACAACTTCAAACACAGGAGACAGTCCAATTTGACTCCTATATCACTAGACACATTTTGTTTGATGTTAGATGCTAATTAATGCCAAACAAGCTGGGAGGTCATCAATCCAAAACAAGCGACTTCCCCACTCCCATCTAAATTAATGCCAGAAGAAACAACCACAAACATTTTTTTTCATCTTATGCGTTTCCTTCTCCCGTCTCTCTCCCTCGTGCTGTGCTCGACATTAGCTACAGTCTCAGGTCGCCTACATGACATACTTTAATAACCTGAGATTTGCATATCGAGTTGTTAGTCATCCTCGGGAGGATCAAAATCTTTGACCTTCACATCAGCATCCTCTCCATACTGGATGCAGTTGTCGATGTATGACAAAACATATTGTATGCTGCACAagttaagaaaaggaaaagatgaATAAGTGTAGTGTGAAATGCCCGTTttagcagcaaaaaaaaaaaaaggatgaataAGTGGAACTATATAAATCTTCAACTGTGACAGTGGAATTACATGTTCATAGAAGCAATAGAAATGGCAGCTAATAGCATCACAATTGAAATTAAAAGGGATCAGAGATGGAATAAGATATGCCATATAAAAGGTTGGTGCTACTAGAGAAAAATTTATCTGCTTGGAGACAGATTCAGTATCGAATTTTGTACAGAGTCGAATAATACTTCAGTTAAATTTACACAGAGTCAAATAATATTTCAATTAGCCGGGCGATAACTATCATCATTGCTATAATATGTCCAGAGTGagtatactctgaaaattatacACGATCACTTTAAAAAGATCATTTCTCATAGCAATCCAGatcaaacagaaaaaaaatatattatgtagGATGTTAACAACACAACTAGCTGAAATAGCTTCTATGAAGCTACAGAAAATAACCTAATtttcataatattatataactATAActaaaacatttttctttagctTCTTAGGAAACTTTTAGCACTGCAAAATTAAGCCCATATGCTATCAATAGAAAATATATGAACACTCATCTAAATTTTAcattaatttatgttttaaCTACCTATACTCTATCAAAGTTTGGTTACTTTTTCAAGATCTGCATGATCAGCAAACCAATTCTCAATCTAAATGCACCATAACATATCTTGCCACTTAAGCTTTATCCGCACTGTCATTTTGTTTCCTCTACACGCAAGCATTTGAAGCATTAAAAATCGGAAAAGTGTAAATACATACTAATCTTAATCTTTTGAGTCACAAATCAAAAGATTTCATTAGCAATAGGTGTATACCTGCTCTCTTTTCTCAAGTCAAGGGGCACAAAATTCACCATACTGAAGTCATCAACCTACACAAAACCCAGACAAAAACACATAAACTATATAAGATTGGCATTGAAAAAATACACATATAAAGAACACAGTTTATGCTACAGGCTTGACTGCTTCCATTCTGAAAGAGCAGAAGTCAGTCATATGAAATAAATGATGAGGAGCATTTTGCAATCACCCAGATTAAGACAACTCATAGACACACTAGCAAAGATGAACTGCTTTCATTTAATAAAGAGACCAATTCAGTTTATCCAGCAAGATGTAAAAGAAATTATTGTACCCATTATGGAGAAGAATTCTATATTCTAAAAAAACAATTATAACAAGGTTTCTTGCAATATTACCAACAACAATTCCTCGACTGAGAACAAAAAGATGACGTAGATTTCTCTTCAATATTAGTACCATGAGGTGCTCCTATTGGTAATCTACATGAAATTCCTTTGCCTTCAACCAGGTCGAGATCCATAGATTCTTATCCTACTGGCTATTTTTAAAATCAAACTATGAATATATTGAAATTCAATGGTAGAAAGGCTGTTCCATGTGAAACTTACCATGTGGAGCACATCATGTTATAATCATCTGTTCCCCTTCCATCCATGAGTAATAAATATGTCCGAACAAGTTTGAATCCCaatttctaaaataattcagAAGATATTATAACTGCAGGTTTCATACAACAATGATATCCACGATTTTACAGGAGGGAAATTTCTGGCTATAAGCTTTGATAGAACCTTGCTACTACCATAATTAAACAGAAGATATGAGGAATGCATTTTCAACTTGAGGGAGCAGTTGGACTAATTACCATATATATGGTAGTTTGATTGTAATATAGGAGCCATGACAGAAACCCTATGCTTTGCAAATGATTTGTCGAAGGTTGTGCAATATAATATTTGCAGATTATTATAAATTACAGTTCTAATTCgattaaaaatttgagataCTTCATGAcataagaagaaaataaagaataagcacaatgagaagaacatATATGCAAATTCTTATATAAATTCTTTCAGTTCCTGTTCTTGAGCATACCAATCCTGCCAAAGCTTTATTCAGCTTTGCAAACTGAGGTGCCATatgctgattcaactctgacAGTAAAATCCGTGCCTCTGGATTGAGGTAACTAAAAATCgaaacaaaaaaattaagagGTGCAACAAGCAATAGAAATAAGACAAAAGAACATGGAGATCGAACTCACTCCTCAAGATCCTTCTTGTTTGTTACTAGGTCCATTTTTGAAAGAATGTTGACATGGGGTAGTTCAAGCTGAACCATTGCAGAAAGAGATGCCATGCAACCACTTATATACTTTGTCACATCCGTCATGAACTGCAAACATGGAGAACTCCAAGTATTCAATAATGTTCAATGGTTCtgagaaagaaaatgttaacTTTCAATCAAGATTACTTAACACAAACCTGTGAATCAAGCAAGTATACAACACAGACGTTGAAATTTTTACGTTTTAGATGGTCCACAAAGTTTCGCAGAACTGGAACATGTGTAAAAAGCTCGATTTGACCTGTACAACAATAAGGAAATAATGAATACCTCCTAAATGCATACTAATGTGTACTATTTCCTAAAACAGTATAACACATTTTACTGAACAAGGCGAAAAAGACTGTAAAATAGTTGAAAAGTCATAACACTAAAATGCCGGAAGTGATCACAACAAGTCAGTGAATAGCTATTTGAGAATATTTAGAAAGAAAAATGCACTAATTTGAAGCAAACACAGTATTCCTTGAATGAGTCGAATGAAACACAAACTTTGAACATACTTATAAAGTTTCTCAAGTTCAAAATAAAACTGTATCATTTAATATCATCTTGTTTCTCTATGGTATATTGATATCCgtaatatatcaatatatatatatatatatatatatatatatatatccctctttctttttattggtAAACAATATCTGAAAACTCACTTAAAAAGGTTTTGTATATGGAATGGACAGATAAAAAcattagaacattagaaaacATTTACCTGGACAGTCAAAAACAAGATAATCATCATCCAAATAGTTCTCCAGTTCATCTGCCAGCCAGTCATCCAAATTCTCTTCAAGGTGCCTGTAAATGCTTTAAGGAAATTTAAACTGAAACATGAACTTGTCATTCTATGTTCAACATAACTGCATCACAACAGGACTGCAGAAGAGAAGATGATTCTGCAAAGCAATTAACTGAATTTATGAAGAATCTAGACTGCTGTTAAAAATTTTAAGTTTCCAAATGTGATTCTTTTCTTGTTTAATGTTTATATGGTTACAAACAGAGATGTTCTAGGAGGTCTTTGGTTGTTAAAAGGGAAATTATAAGATAGAGTGAAGGAAGACAATCATGAACTTGAAGAActcaattcaattttttttataaaaaaaaaaacaatccaaGATTCAAGGGATTTTGTGAAAACTCACTTCCCAACAAAACAGTCGACTGTGTGAAATCATAACACTGGTATCCAGTAGTAGTTGAATCACAAAATATTATGATTTATGTACATTGAAATCATAACAGTGATATCCTTTTCATCAAATGGATGAAAAGGATTCATGTGCAGACCCAAGTAGTTTGGAATTAAGGCTTACTTGAATTCAATTGCATGGTATATTCAATTAAAATCTTGGCATGGCTTTCTTGAGCTAAATAATTTTTTGAGCTCTTAATCCTTTTACAATAAATAAACGCCTCATTTCATGCCAGGAATTGGTTGAAGACATCCACATTTCCCAACCAAGaacctcaaaagaaaaaaagaatagcaGCAAGATGATTAACAAGGGCAAACACAAGTCATGCTAAAGGATACTCCATGCAATATATAAGTGCCCCATTTGGGCctaagccgagttcctccataaCATCATCCAAAGATATAAGCTCTCTGATATCTGCCATGACACAacagtgcaaaaaaaaaaaactggtcaCTCAAATCAAACAACCAAAGTAAAAGGTCACTAATTAGAAATCCGTAGGCAGCACGAGTACCCATAGCCACAGGATAGTCAAAACTCTCCGCAGCAGGATCCAGGTTCACTATATGCACAGTCCTCCGCATAGACTCGCAATGCTGATATAAGCTGGAGCAATAAGTAGACTAGACGGCAAGAAAACGTGCAAAAATTAGTACAAATCCCAACCATTCCCCAGGCGAGGGCATTTTTTGTTCTTCATTCCatcgatcaaaaaaaaaaaaaaaaaaatccaacagcGTAATTCAagcatcaagaaaaagaaaccatCACCTTGCCACTGCCGGCGGGACCGATTACGAGCTGTGCGTAACCCATAGTGAATGATCCAATTCCTTTTCCCTTTCTCACTAATTCACAACCGAGTCGGTTAAATTAGAAGAATCGAAAGGATATAACAATTGCGACAGCCTAGGCAGAGAGAGCCATACCAGATggtaaagcaaacaaaatcgAACCTGTTCCTGAAACGAtcgaaagattttttttcaagCCGGCGAAGTTATTGTGTTCAAGATCATGCTGTGAGGAACACCTCGTTAAGTACAACAACAACGAAACCCTACTGCTTcaaagatgatgatgataaggGAGAAACATGGAGAAAGAGGGGAGGACAAAACTTACCAGTTAAAAGCTAAAaagcctccctctctcttcactGATTatatctttctttcctcttctcgcCCTCCTCTCTTTTGATCGATCTCTCCGGTGGCTCCTAGGGCTCGAAGACGAGAGTCGGAAAAGAGGAGGCACCGGGGGGTTTGATACCGCGGAGCCGCCTCACCCGAACCGATGCTTCGGATCCTCTTAAGTTAGGtaaatatacttttttttttcgcaTTGGTTAACATGCTCCTCTTGTGAGGACCCGGTCCACTGACCGGCCCGCACTCAGTATTGGCCCTGTGGGCGGCCCGAAGAGGCCAGCTTAGCCCCGATGAATCGGGAGAGGAAGACTCCGACTGGGAATCTCCCTCCTCGCCGTTATTGCGATCGGAAAAGGATGAAGCCCAAGCTTAATCAAACACTAAAAGCTGGGATTTACGCCTATATAAGATCCCCCATCCTCCCCTTTGAGATCCATCAAAGAAAAAAGGGTTCTTTTGGTCTCGATCTCAAGCCGTCTTCCTGAGAGTTTTCCTCTGTATTCCGCCAGGAAAGGTCGCAGGCGAGCCTCGCCGGACTGAGGTACGAGTTTTCcattctctcctctttcttcctttgtgTTTTGGGCTTTGGATTCTATTGTTTTGAGCCGGCAATCGCCGGAGTTCCTTCCGAAACAGAGCATCTCTGTTTCTATGATTCCCACCGGTtttggccgccgccggccgctggTTTGGCCGGGGCTGTGCCCGCTTGTGACTGCCGACGTGTGGGGTCCGGGCCGCCATGGCTGCCTCCCTCGGACTTGCGGGGGGAACGGGGGAAGgaaaggagaaggggaggacgaGCCTCCCTGTTCGTGAACAGCGAGAGagagtttctctctcttctcccctctcctcactctctctcttctctccactTCCTCTCTCcacattctctctcttctctccactTTATCTCTCCacattctctcttcttcccGCTTCCTCTTTCTACTTTCTCTCTCTGGAAGATCCATTGAATCCAGTATTGTGTCCTATCGACCTGATCTACGAATTCAAGTTGATCCTATAAAGGCCTTAGTTCTGCCCTGGTGCCCGGATTGCATGCTGAACCGGTCATTCTGGCCTTATTGAATGTCCTTAAAAACTTTATTAACGAGAGACATTTTATCGAACACCATGGTTCCGCCCTGGTGCCCGGCATGAGAACACTTCAGGTTGGCATCCCATCAGAGACATTCTATCGAACACCATGGCTGCTTCGCTTACCCTCTTCTCGGAGCAGAGGCCATTGACAAGAGAGCTGAAGATTATGGCGTTGGGGACATGGCCACGTTTCACGAGGTCCCCGTACGTAACATTCTTCCCGTTAGTATGATTAGTATTGTGGCTCCTGTAGGTAATTTAGTCGTGCCCCAGCCATCCTCTTTTCCTTTATTCTTTTAGTTCTTGTTAAAATGCTTTGTTGACCTTCCATTTTATATAAACCAACAACCTTATAATTGGTGGTGACTATTATTATGAGTTAGGATCGATCAAATCTTTCATCATCCAATTCAAGAAAGGTAATGGCCTTCTAAGTTTCCTTCTGTTTAAAGTTTGTTCCTATCACTTGCTCCATATAAATGCTATTGATCACTGATCTAAGTTGGAATATCCAGTCATGAGATGCTGCTTATGTATTGTATTCTTGCTAATTTAGAGCTCTTTCAGGGTCATTGTCGTACAAAAACTTGCATTGTCCTCAAGCCACTTTTCGCAGCTAACTTGGCCATTATTACCTTCATGCAGGATGAAAATTCAAAGAGAAAACTCGCTTTATGAATACCTAATACTTGAAGGAAAAAGGTTCTTGTTGTCCATGCTATGTATAACTTCACTGTCGCTCATCAAAATTTCCATAGCATCATTAGGAATGAAAGTCCTGCCACAGCCAGCAAGATGAGTAAATAAGCAAAAAATGAACTAGGAATCAAATTAGCACTGGAAGATATTGTCTGAAGCAGATGAGTAATATTTTATTCTTTGACTGATCTTTGGTTTTGTCTGCTTATGAGACAAAGGAGGTCAAATTTGCTGAAAGTGGTACGATTCATTTCCCTTTAATTCCTTTTCCTTTAATAGGTAACATCAATAATCGAAGTTGGATGGCTTCGTACCTTCATAGGTTTTTGTAGGGCTGATCATTAACCTCTTCCTGTCAATAAATCTTGTGCCTGCATCAAAAGTCTACCCTGTGCTATTCTTTCAACGGTTGTATCCACCAAATCTATGGGGACATAGTTGCATCTCAGTGACCCCAACTGTTTTTCATGACCACCCCGACATCACTGTGTAAGGATGGATGAAGACTCCTTAAACCACATTCACCAACACGAAATGTCAAATCTGATGAGGCACAAACTCTAACATTGCAAAATTGGCAAATATCACACGAGAAACATCACCGCTCCAGATCCTTGTGAGGTCCAGTAATACAAACCAAAAACAGACCCATTCGTTGTTGATGAAAAAATTATTTGCAACAATTACAAGCTTTTGTTCACTCAGAGTTTCTAAGGGAGACTCACGTCGTTCGAATTTAAAATAAGAAGCCCGCTAAATTTATGGTTTCAATTGATTGAAACTCATGTCTACAGAATTATTGGTCTGGAAGCTTGTCCTTCAGATACTTGAGAATAGCTTTTGTTCCTCGATCCAAAATAGTGCGCCTTATGCTGCAAAAGCAGTGAAATTTTTCAGAAAGGTAAATGTTGATTCAAGTACTTCATGCTTTGACATTTCTAATGGTTTGACCAGAGTTTTCTAGATTGAAACCTACAGAACATATGCAGCAACTCTGAAAAGCAAATACTAGTGCTCATAAAACCAGGTTGAATTTTCATCAAATTGAGGGCCTGTTTGCGAACTCCATGCCTGATCCGGCAGGATCGGCAGGAGAAAGGCCATGCGGGGAAAGGAAGAGAGCGAATGGGAGAACGGGGGACAGGgataggtcttttttttttcccttcctgCAGGGATCAGGCCTGCGACTCCTGCATTCTCGGTCTCCCGCTCTACAGTTCCCTTCCTTTCCCAATGTGGATGTCTCTCCAGCCAATCCTGCCACATCTGGCAGGTACTTCCCAATGATGCCTTTAGTATCACAAGACCAGGCTCTTATTCACCTTCAGACCCCCTTTTTCTTTCTAAATGGAGCAATTCTTTTTCATGCATGCAACTGAGTCGagagccaaaaattgaattcaaaTGCATGGGCAATATTGATCAGAATAAACAGCAAACCAGAAAAGGAGCATTTGCAATAATACCTCCTCAACGGATTCCCATCCAGCTTCAAGACTTGTAGGCTGGGTTCAAGCAAACCCTGTTCAATAAATCTCCATCTTAGAACTTCACAAATGTAATTTCTGAAACATAATCATCTATTAACTAACAAACTTGCAAAAAAATGCTTAAAAACAGAGAGGATGTAACATCTTCTGCGGATTACCATTATCTAATTTTTGTTGATTCAGTAGGAAAGGCACCAACAAGAGGGCAATAAAGAAGGGTCAAGAAATGCTTAGGGGCTTAAAGATATTGCGATTAGTCTTCAGTTGCTAATGTTAATGTTTTTGTGTTGTATTTTTTTGATACCAATATCATaatcattttctttttggtagaaAGTAGCATTGTATACATTGCCAAGGCAATGCAGCGTTGATGATGGATGTGTCATTAGAGCAACATGCACATTATAATGGACTGATGCTActacataatcatgaaatgaacTACAAACATGATGAATCAGGCTACCTCTGTTTGAGCTACTTAGTATTTACAAAGTTTATTCAGGCTGAAAGACATGGCTTTCTATTTTGAGGTAATAAAACCAGTGATAGACATGACAACAATGATACAAGTTTGACTAAAAGTAAAGGTAAGAGATATAAGCCAAGCAATCAGACCAGCTCTGGTGGAAGTGCAGTAATGTTGTTGTCAGACAGGTCAAGCTCTGTAAGATAAGCCAACTCCTTGATTTCCTGTTTCCATTATCACAAACATGTCAGCCTTTAAACAGAACTGGATGCTGACATGtacttaaaagaaaaacataaaacgAGACAGAATAGCATTAGCAGACATAATTTTATGTTAACACAGtctttatttaaaattaagctCAAATGAAATTCAAActttaaaattaagaaaaaagtcAATGTACTAAGACATTGATTTCTTAAAGGTTCACCTAGTTCATCATTAGAAGATCCTGTGATTACCAAAAAAATGATTTAAGTGAAATATCTGAATTTGCTACTTAATAGAGTTTAGACCATGAGTTTTTGCATACTGCTAGGAGTCAAACAGTTGACTACCTGAGGAATTGATACAATAGAGTTCTGGCTTAAGTTGAGAATCCTTAGTCGCCGTAAGCACAGTAAGCCCGAAGGGAATTGGCCCAACTGCATTCGTCTGTGAAATAGAAGTCAGTATAACTTAACAAGCTTGCATATGAAAGGAGTTATTTCAAATATTCACTGGTTGCTTCTGACCTCAGGTACAGTTCCTGCAATTGTGACAAGCTTGAAAGAATAGAAGGTTCTGGCAATGAGGACGTATTGCAACTTAGATCAAGTATCTCAAGCTTGTTGAGGGCTTCAAGGCCAGTAGATGGAATCTGCAAGCATATACAGATGAGATAATATATGCTTTACCATGAAACAATACAGGAGCACCGCATATTAGCCAGTTTTGCCCAGTGCATCAAAGCCTGCAATGACCATGGCTTATAAAGATCATGGCTCAAGTGACAAATAAGTAGCTAGTCCATTATATTCTATGTTTATTTCATCTTTCCAAGAAGTTTTATGTAATTCTTTCAAAGGTTAAAGATTTTTTGATGCAGTATTTCTTCAAAAACCAGGTCAAAATTTAGCTCTAGGATAACCTGAAGCCAGACCAAGGCTCAAATTGAGGATCAATAGAACTCCTAAATAAAGGGTGAGACAACCATGAGTGGAATGCCATGGGAGAAGCCGACCTTTGCCTTGGTAATTGTCTTAATCTGATATGACAGTCATATTAAAATGATAATTTGAAACCAGTTTACCGATCTTGACATTTGTTCCTATTTTTTTCAAGACGTGTCTTTTTAAATATCCTCTCACCAAAAACTCAACAGTTGCACACCTCTCTCCCAGTATTTTGCCTCTGCCATATTTCAAGTACATGGGTCGGATCATCCATATAGACAAATATGTTATGAGGGTCATAATTAGTTCCACTGGCTGAGTACATTTGTAAATTCAATAATTAAACAATGCACATATTATCTCCATTATATTTTGAGAGAAATAATACTATAAAAGATTTTGGTAATTAGAGCTGATGACTACAAGCCAGGCCTTTAAAGTTGAGCAGTTTAGGACACTGTTCGAGCTCCTCTCTTGTTCGCCCTACTAGTAAAGCCATTAGTATTCAGCAGTATTTCTCTATGAAGACAGAAGTTTCTGAGAAAATAAGCAATGGCTTAACTATTTTGCGCATATAGTACAATGACAGAAAAAATGGGGCATTTCTGATTAAGCAAAAGATTGTCGAAATCCATCTCAAACAGGACCAGTATACATCTCTCTCGATACTTGCATCCTCACATGCAGCAACCAGCAGAGATCTTACATTTGAACAAGTCCCGGTGCTTGGGCTGCAAGGATTGGCACAGATCTACCGTGTCACATATGAACTAGTCTCAGCAGCCAACATGCGGAGACTACAACATATCTGGTGTGTCACATTTAAACTGAGATGTTTGGTGGCCTGTGAAGTGGAAGACATAGGAGGCATTGGTACAAAAGGGGCATATTTATTTGCAAAGGATACAACTAGGAGACCAGGAGACATGAAAAAACTGCATGAAACTTGTGAGGAAGGATTTGCAGAAGTTTATGCTGACCAAGGATACAATCCTTGATAGAATCAAATGAAACAGATAAATCTGAAGCCATATCCTATTAGATGATACAAGGCTCACTGGGTATGGTTAGATAAAAGACCAgtcaaaaatcaaaattcatAATCAACTTACCGGCGCCAAGGGATTATTGTCCAGCTTCAAACAGAAAAGATTGGGAAGAGAAGACAGTACTGCCCCTGGCCATTCTTTTATCTTGTTCCCGGACAAAACCAAAACCTGCATATGTTGGTTTGGAATTAATCAGAATATGAATCTTTATAAGACAAGGTAATACAATGATATGGCAATTAGACATCTGCAGTACTGTGGTTAAATGGAACCTTCACAAGAGGACATGGTGTTAAACCTTATTGCTGGTGAACTACCAGTATTCTGGATCATCATAAAATGACTTCAGCAGTAAGCACACAAAGGCTATTACCATTTTATAGATGAGAAATCATAAAATTATCTTTGTTCAAGATTCAAGATAACTTAGTACATCTATAAAATAGAATTCTTAGAAGAAGCTATTTCAAACATCCAGGATTCAAGCAGGATTTGCAATAATAAACTTACTCCAATTTGAGGGGGAGCGCAAGAACATGTGTTGGCTTGGTTCAATAGCAATTAACTGTAACCCATCATGATTCAAGTCATATAGTCTTTGACTGTATGGTTCACTCTAAGGAGACATCGAAGTCACAGTTATGGAGATAGTGGGGACTGGGGCGTGGTTCTTGATAATGATTCAAAACAATCTTAAATAGGCCACAAAAATTATGGAAGGTCCACCAAGGAATATTCATAAGTAAATTCCTGCTACAATGTGCTACATGAGGAAATTCCCACAATGGAAAGCAATCTCTTGTTGGTTATATCCCATTATGCCCATCTAAAAGGTAAAGAAATCAAAAGCCCTACTCTGAGAGCACTAGGACTCTTCAAAACCTTAGAAAACATAACCAAGATATAATTTACTTGCGCCTGTTCAGTAGAATAACTGCTAATCCCAAGTACCAAATAAAGCTGAATCTAGTCACACCATGACCAGTGATGACAATAAAAAGCTGTTAAGACAAATATTTTAAGGACTGACTGAACCTAATGGCATACCCTGTAGGCTCTCAATTGTAGGACCTATTAGCCAGGACTACTCCAATTGTAGGACCTATTTTAGGAATAAAGTGTAATGTGCTATCATACCCAAGAAAAGAAGTGTGACATGTTTAAAAAATCCAGGTTGTCTGGTGAAGATAATGCAAATTCCTGCCCGATCATGAGTTTGATAAACAAAATAGAAAGAGAAGTACCAGGAAGtggtatgcaaaaataaaagtcCACTATGATGATTCAGATATATTAAGTCAAGAATGTCAACCGGTAGAATGATATTATGTTCATAGGGTCCcaagcaaggtccgccgtaccggtaccggtcggcgtaccggtggccggccggactggtacggtaccggtccggtacgtaccggccggtaccggtccggtacgcggtggtttcaaaaaccacagcgcgcggcgctgtggttcttaaaaaaaaaaatcgtaccggtgcgaaccaccGGTATgaggccggtacgggcccgtacgggctccgaaccggatAAAAAACCAGAAAATACCGATTTTTTtgccgttccggtaccggtttaggatcggaccggtacgggccggtacggcattccatggtcCCAAGTATCCGTAAACTATGCACCCAAAGGAGTATTAGACTTATTGTACATTACCTGAATTGAGGAACAGGTTGATAGTTCATTTGGTAGCTCTTCAATTGAATTTCTAGAAAGATTAACTTTCACCACCTCATCTGTCTCCCAAACTGCAGGTGGTACACAGGTCAATCCTAGACCATTTAAATT
Proteins encoded in this window:
- the LOC103716190 gene encoding GPN-loop GTPase 3, whose translation is MGYAQLVIGPAGSGKSTYCSSLYQHCESMRRTVHIVNLDPAAESFDYPVAMDIRELISLDDVMEELGLGPNGALIYCMEHLEENLDDWLADELENYLDDDYLVFDCPGQIELFTHVPVLRNFVDHLKRKNFNVCVVYLLDSQFMTDVTKYISGCMASLSAMVQLELPHVNILSKMDLVTNKKDLEDYLNPEARILLSELNQHMAPQFAKLNKALAGLVDDFSMVNFVPLDLRKESSIQYVLSYIDNCIQYGEDADVKVKDFDPPEDD